In Halobaculum magnesiiphilum, the following proteins share a genomic window:
- a CDS encoding HalOD1 output domain-containing protein, translating to MPPEIVHEIVTTIADRNGVQPDQLEPPLAAVVDPDALTTVLRDTSGYVTFEYNGYIVTVGDDGTVTVE from the coding sequence TTGCCTCCCGAGATCGTTCACGAGATCGTCACGACGATCGCTGACCGTAACGGCGTTCAGCCCGACCAGCTCGAGCCGCCCCTCGCCGCTGTCGTAGACCCCGACGCCCTGACAACGGTTCTCCGTGATACCTCCGGGTACGTCACCTTCGAGTACAACGGATACATCGTCACTGTCGGCGACGACGGCACCGTGACAGTCGAGTAG